The genomic stretch CATTCAATGTTAGTCTAACTATGTTAGTTGTGAAtcaattatgataattgtacATTTGTTTTACTTCCATATACAAGTagttatgatttataaatttttacttaCATGGTCTAGTCGGAAGCGAAACTGGTTCTTCAAGTTGTTTCAGTTCAacttctaattttttaatactgGAGTACTTATGTTGCAttagtttcattattttctttataaatcccACATAATCTATTAAGTTTGTAAATAAACATTCCATGTTAATAcagttaatatataaaaataaataaaccaaTTATGTTATTCTCTACATTTTTTACCTCTTGGAAATTCTTGTGGTGCAACCAGTTCTCTGAAAAATTCTTGTGCAACAGTGGGCTGTTCAGTTTCTGAACAAGTGTCGCAAAACCAAAAATCAAGTGTTCTAGACTCTTGTGTATGTTTCCCAGTTTGTGTACTTACTAAAAATACTCTAAATTGAAGACACAGATGAGGTGGTAATACTTCACCATTTGTCactgaaatttaaataaacataacTATTATAAGATCCATTTGATAATCAAATAATCTATTCTAAAAGATCATGTAACTACCATTAATAGCTTGTTTATTGATAACTATTCCTTTGTGATCTCCACCAGCCACATGTACATTATCATTTCCATTTTCTGTGGGAGGTTCTAAAGCCTGCCTTTCTATAATCAAAGTTGTTGAATTCCCAGTTTTGCATTTTGGTGTCATTACAATATGCTCtgtttaaacaaaataaagaaaaattcaaatttattttattttttatttaaacataataacaaattattttgatatttattacgaaaataagaaaaaattgataaaaatgataaagaagaaaaaataaagtcaTTATCgtgtattttttcaaaatgtgtaTCATCGACTTTTTACTCCGTTCCTGATAAAAAATGGAGCAGGTTGCCCTGCTTTTATTCAGTTTCTACTCAGTGTGCAATCTGTGCACtttaaaaatcgaaaagtGCATCACCTTTTTTCATCTCGTACTCACCAATTCTTTTGTCGTCCATATTTGCTCTCTTCTTtcgtatctttattttcgaaattgtAAAATGATTTTCTGAACAAATCAGAAAGATAGCAAAATTGAAATGTGTTCACTTcgaaaaaattgataagatCCTTCTACCTACTACCTGCTCAGTCGAGAGCCGAATGATCACTGACTGCTCGCAACCTTTTTGcgactttttttatattctacttCTTAACGCAGCTGAGCAGTTGCGCCTGTCAAGATGAAATGTCGACataacctctctctctctctctctctcactctatctcttctAATAACTCGCTATGGTAACCGCACAAAATTTTTTAGGTATCACCAACATGAAAGTATAATAGCCttatattaaaatctatattaaGGTTAAAAACTgatatctataatttatattgactTATGTATACACTTTAGGTTACGTTTTTAGAAAACTtgatatgataaaattttcaattttcttataataacatttcagTAAATGAAACATTGTATCATACAATTAAAGAACTACTGATCCAAATAACGACACATGTCACCGCCCAAcaccatatttttatttaaatctgaTCATTCGCTCATGGTGCCCCACTTACGTCATTTCTTAGATGCACCACATGATGAATCTTTATTACGTCAtcgatatatacgaatatgTGATACATGAGACTATCGtttcatagtaataatatacacttatcataaattatttttatttcactgaTAACTATTATCAAATATGAGACAATAGTTAATCTGCCACTGAAAATAAAGGCTTTAAGGattgcaaatataaaattgatcatATAAACATTCGCAAaagttattacagttattatatttcatacataTGTGACACTGTCTAAGAAATACTATGCGAGTAAGATAAATACATTTGATTATCAGTAAAATGAAGCAATCAATGAacatgatataaaaatgaattagtatattagaaaatgaagatgttcttaattatttattgtgcTATATATATTACCACATAGATTCATTTGTTGCTCTAAACCATGACTTAATTCCAAAATTATATgcaaattcaaaaatattgaCAACCGCTAATGAAAcacattattttacaattatacaatataatagaattcATGTGACGTCCTTAATACTGaacgcttatttaaaatatgatcAATCATACATCTTGTCTTATTTACAAGTAAATTTGATTAATTCACTGCATAAGGTCACTGTTCCtgattaatatctattaatgctatttttttgaatataaagaaataattataaaatgatgcGACAGTATATAGTCCATTATcctgaaaaaatattgattataagtTATCGAGTATAAGTACAAAGTCCATTTGAAAGAATAAACATAAATCTAATTTCATGTGGAGCATTTATGTGGCTAACTTCTTAACCTTGTATTTTGCATCTTCGAGCAATGtacaaaatttatacatataaattaatattatataagagaaaatataagaaagatgTAACATGGGTATGATAAAGCAGataaaagtatgaaaaatctatgcaaaaagaaattatataaataaggtTACTATAAGGATAAATTACATATACCTTAGAAAAATGAATTAGATTTAACTAAGTAATCGAGGTATCCTTGGAAAATTATCCTGTtataatctaatataatattgaaaaacaaaTGTTAAAATTGCATTTTCTTGCACTATATTCTGTGAACAAGGACCAATCTTAAAGTTATAGTAATGATATGAacacttattattaaaatgaaatcatttaactttagttataattgaattaattcaatttagttaaataaatgaatagatatattcgtaaaaattatgttttagTGTACAAGATCGCATCGTTACGGAGAACGACTtttgtaaagaaatttttttttataagaacaatagcgTAATGAgtatcatttgtttttttaacaatatgtatatccttgataaaattttatacctGCGTTTTAATAAGTATTCTATATTATCTTGGCTTTAAGGTAAGCTAAACCCATATCTTATAATCATGATTCTCTAAGTAGCACAAAATCTTTATCTAAGCGGACACGATGAAATAGAAGTTAAAGATGTTAATGAAGAAGGTCCGGAACTAAGATTGAGCCTGTCTAACTCCTCGTCCGCTTTGTTATTCTTTAAATCTTGTTGTGTATACAAGAACTTATTCCATTCATCGCTTCTCGGATATGCCAAATGCTGTGATCAAATATAGTAAGTAGTATTACagtaaatatagtaatagtaattaattatgaatgCATTggttttatcgaaattatatataaaatctaactCTTACCTCTGCAACATCGTAAACCCAAATTTTACCAGTGTCATCTCCGACCGTGACGTGTAAACCACTCGGTGTCCAAGAAACTCTATTCAATGCGGGATTTCCGTCGACGATGACACTAGCAGCGGGTACTTCAGTGTCCTGATTTAAATTCCAAAGATCTAATCTACCTGAATCATCAACAGCTGCAAATAATGCAGGATGAGTTGGTGACCATGCAACATCATACACATAATCTCCGTTATGCTCGAAAGAATAAAGAggtttcatttctttaagaCTCCACAGTTTGATGGTCCAATCGATAGAAGATGTTAAGAATAAATGAGAGAAGTCAATTCCACCTTGAACGGCATGTGTACTGATACCAGTCACCGGTCCCTGATGACCTTCAAACATCTCAACTACACCAGCTTTTGTGCCATGTCGGCAgtctgtataaaaaaaaaaaaaaaaaaaaaaaaaaaaaatacctttAACTTTATTCAGAAGAATTCACTGTTTAAACATGGAatctattgaaaaatatggaaaattTACCGCCATATACGGTTCCATCTTCGCTACCAACAACAAAATTATTCACATCGCCATGAGGAAAAGCCAAACAAGTAGCCGCTATTGTCTTAGACTGTTTCAAGTATAAGATCAACGTTTCCTGTGGTTGAGACAACATGTCTAAACTCCAAGAACATAGTTTACCATCCGTCGAAATGCTGATCAAATTATGTGCGTTTTGCGTTCCAACAACAGTTAAGCAATACACAGGATGCTGGAAGAAATCGATGATTGTTCTTGTAattgagaaatataaaagaatagatatgaatagaaatatgaattgtaataatacaaaatcatAGGATGAGCAATTGCAATATCTTTTCACAATGGGGACACGTAACGGGATTCTATATTATCTGTAACGGAACATAATCAAGGACAAACGTATCGTTTTCGATCGATGACcactttataattatcttgatTGTTCCTATATATCTTAAATTcgattgaataataaaagatagaataaCTTACGGTATGAGCGCTAGCTGACAAAGGCGTTCTTTGTACTGGCGTTCTCTTCTGTACGCGATTATCCCAGAGTACTATTTGACCGGAATAAGTACCACCCAAAATCAAATTTGGATGAAATTTCGCAAAAGTGGTCGACATTACCGGTGATTGACAATGGAAGATAAATTCTGGAGTGGATTTCTTAAATTTCGTGTTCCAAACCAAACATACTCCGTCGGGATCGTTCGGGGtatcgtcattgttattgtatgaGGCCGCAAGAAGTTCTGGAAACTGTGGGGACCAATCCATCGAAGTGACGCAACGATTACGCGACCATCGTTCACAGAAGAAGGAACGATTCAACCATAATTGTTGATGGCTCTTTTCGTCcctatgaaaattttcgattgataatatatatatatataatatacagatacacacaggagagggggggagagaaagagtttgAGTGAGCTAAGAAAATTATCATCTACTTACAATCCATCCTCGCCATCCATTGTGCCGGTATAATCGGTATAAATGTCGATCGATTCACCCAATGCTCTCTCCACAATCCTACTAGTACGATCAAGGAATCGTTGAAAGTCCTCCGAGAGTATGATCATCTGCTTTTCTTCCTCGCTGAACTCGCGAACTGTTTTAAAATTTGTGTTCATCACATAAAGAAGATATAGGACGagtatcattctttcatattttagcaaaatgaattgaaaaaagTACAACCTGAACGTACCTTCTTTCTtaggtttttctttctccttttcttgttCTACCTGTGTAACAGCAGGCTGAACCTCTTTAACCTGCGGCAAACCATGTGGAAGAATTCCAGGTGGAAGCTTGCTTTGGAAGCTGTCCAAGTGTGGCAAGCTGTTCTCTTCATCTTCGGCTTGGGAATCATCAAATGTCAAAACTGTGGTGAATAAGCTGATTCCGCCACGTATATCCTAACTTCAATGGTTTCTATCTAGCTACCACTAACGTAACGGCTTGATATACTTTTTAAAAcacaaatttatcatttataatgtGTTATTACTTGACAACAAATTGATAACGAACTCCTTAGGGATCAAACGAAATATACTTGAACTTTTTATGCAAATCTATAATTTCTATAGTACGGTCATACTACGGTAACGACTTACATGCGCGAAGACGTAACTAGGGAAAGATCGAAAGGATCGAACAATACGTTTCAcgcaactattttatatttacaaatttgtaTGCTGTCGAATATACCATGCaaggatttatttattcatgacAAATAGGACAACGTTAAAAGGCTATTCGATATTTGCAAATCGTCGGAAGGATCGCTTCTCTTTTGTACAAcatcttaaaaagaaataccaAAGCGTTCAGTGAATGCCGGACTGACAAAATTTGCTATGCTGcacgaaattaaatgaaagaaaagagcataaaaatgaaagtaaaattcAAATGGCATGCAGAGAAATCAAGTAtgtttgaaagaaagagagaaaaaagtttatCGGAGAACATCCTCGAGTGAACATCTGTTCATCACGAATTGTGAATTCAAAACATAAatattctccttttattttttgcaacTTTCTTGTTACAATGTCTCTCCACCCTTCATCAACATGCAATGTCATCAATGTGAAGTTCGAGGCAACAATGTTAGATTGCACGTAACGTTAAATGATAtgttgattaataattaattatgtcgctcttatatatgttttataggCAATAAACAATGCtgttcttttgaaaaaatatttgaaaaggagaaaaggatgCAGAATACGTagtttattttcgaaatattttgaagaaaattattatgtcGAATGCCAAATAAGTTTCGAACATATCGTAAGATACAAACGTAAGAGTCGAACGTATTTATTAACGCAACTTCCTAAGCCTCATGCAgcatcaatgaaatatatattttctacattaGAAAACATTTTAATCTTCGAtgatagtaaaatataaattagttGATGTGAATTAgctaattggaatattttatttgaaacggTGGTTCTATagttctaattaattaattattaactataCTCTAATTAGTTAATAAtcctaattaattaataatactgaaaataatgataacacaTGCATTGTTATAACGAAAAGGACCACTGTTTTAAACGGATGAATTATTCTCTGAATGTgctgagaatgagaaaaatcaaTCGAACGAAATAAACTCTTAATCCAATTAAAATCGTAactaaaatgatataatcactatctatatatatatatgtgcatgcgTGATACATAAAAAGCGAATTTGGCTGCGTTTAATCATAGAAGTCAACGAcagttatttaataatacaactCATCAAGCAATTTTGAGTAGTACTAGCAGCGATTCCctcctttatttttgttttggtGCACATGAGGCAAAGATGATAAATCTTTTATgtcaaaataagaaaaagattgcgtgaaaaattatttttctatgtaactttatgaaagtaaataaataaaagtagtcGACATTTATTGGTGATTAAATTAGGTAGTGTTAATCATCTTTAGAGAGGATTACCTACCTGTAAATTCGTCCTCCCATTCTAAACCTGGATTTAGATTGTACTCGTCTTGaaggagggaaaagaaaacgtcAATCAATTTCGTATCTTATTTTGAATATTGTTTGtagatatgtatttttattcatgTCTTTGATAGAAAATCATTGATGcgagttagaaaaataattttattatacggGAATATATCACTATATATTCCCGTTATAGAAAAGCtcatgatttataatatttaaaaacgcATCAATGATTTGTCTAGAAAGATGAGACGATCGAATTTGATGAGTCAGCATTAACATATCTATCACATGCACATACTGCTCCGTTATCGAAACTATTGTTTCTTCTGcataatttgtattaaaaaatgttaaaaatatcaataagcATGATTTGAGTACAATTTAATAGTTATATCACTCCAAGTAAAATGACATTCGAATCTTTAGATATGAAATTGaaacgaaaatttattaaagccgctacaaaattttgataattgaTACCCTTATACCGCTTttgttgt from Vespa crabro chromosome 6, iyVesCrab1.2, whole genome shotgun sequence encodes the following:
- the LOC124425237 gene encoding cytoplasmic dynein 1 intermediate chain isoform X7, coding for MMSDRKAELERKKAKLQAIREEKERRRREKEQKDVEEATVRAAGADKDHRKEIDAMLSSLGMAPVSDVLSSLSSMNSLTPEQSANATPDASLQPSSINSTQSTGRRKPRELTIVSVANTNIPPKEPVVYSKQTQTVQTTHTSHDGLSKSSSEYTIYSSCSTTTPTHSCSAGYFETDWWRPRKAHAFDYYDEYNLNPGLEWEDEFTAEDEENSLPHLDSFQSKLPPGILPHGLPQVKEVQPAVTQVEQEKEKEKPKKEVREFSEEEKQMIILSEDFQRFLDRTSRIVERALGESIDIYTDYTGTMDGEDGLDEKSHQQLWLNRSFFCERWSRNRCVTSMDWSPQFPELLAASYNNNDDTPNDPDGVCLVWNTKFKKSTPEFIFHCQSPVMSTTFAKFHPNLILGGTYSGQIVLWDNRVQKRTPVQRTPLSASAHTHPVYCLTVVGTQNAHNLISISTDGKLCSWSLDMLSQPQETLILYLKQSKTIAATCLAFPHGDVNNFVVGSEDGTVYGDCRHGTKAGVVEMFEGHQGPVTGISTHAVQGGIDFSHLFLTSSIDWTIKLWSLKEMKPLYSFEHNGDYVYDVAWSPTHPALFAAVDDSGRLDLWNLNQDTEVPAASVIVDGNPALNRVSWTPSGLHVTVGDDTGKIWVYDVAEHLAYPRSDEWNKFLYTQQDLKNNKADEELDRLNLSSGPSSLTSLTSISSCPLR
- the LOC124425237 gene encoding cytoplasmic dynein 1 intermediate chain isoform X3; protein product: MMSDRKAELERKKAKLQAIREEKERRRREKEQKDVEEATVRAAGADKDHRKEIDAMLSSLGMAPVSDVLSSLSSMNSLTPEQSANATPDASLQPSSINSTQSTGRRKPRELTIVSVANTNIPPKEPVVYSKQTQTVQTTHTSHDGLSKSSSEYTIYSSCSTTTPTHSCSAGYFETDWWRPRKAHAFDYYDEYNLNPGLEWEDEFTVLTFDDSQAEDEENSLPHLDSFQSKLPPGILPHGLPQVKEVQPAVTQVEQEKEKEKPKKEVREFSEEEKQMIILSEDFQRFLDRTSRIVERALGESIDIYTDYTGTMDGEDGLDEKSHQQLWLNRSFFCERWSRNRCVTSMDWSPQFPELLAASYNNNDDTPNDPDGVCLVWNTKFKKSTPEFIFHCQSPVMSTTFAKFHPNLILGGTYSGQIVLWDNRVQKRTPVQRTPLSASAHTHPVYCLTVVGTQNAHNLISISTDGKLCSWSLDMLSQPQETLILYLKQSKTIAATCLAFPHGDVNNFVVGSEDGTVYGDCRHGTKAGVVEMFEGHQGPVTGISTHAVQGGIDFSHLFLTSSIDWTIKLWSLKEMKPLYSFEHNGDYVYDVAWSPTHPALFAAVDDSGRLDLWNLNQDTEVPAASVIVDGNPALNRVSWTPSGLHVTVGDDTGKIWVYDVAEHLAYPRSDEWNKFLYTQQDLKNNKADEELDRLNLSSGPSSLTSLTSISSCPLR
- the LOC124425237 gene encoding cytoplasmic dynein 1 intermediate chain isoform X19, which gives rise to MMSDRKAELERKKAKLQAIREEKERRRREKEQKDVEEATVRAAGADKDHRKEIDAMLSSLGMAPVSDVLSSLSSMNSLTPEQSANATPDASLQPSSINSTQSTGRRKPRELTIVSVANTNIPPKEPVVYSKQTQTVQTTHTSHDGYFETDWWRPRKGGSAPNYLYEYNLNPGLEWEDEFTAEDEENSLPHLDSFQSKLPPGILPHGLPQVKEVQPAVTQVEQEKEKEKPKKEVREFSEEEKQMIILSEDFQRFLDRTSRIVERALGESIDIYTDYTGTMDGEDGLDEKSHQQLWLNRSFFCERWSRNRCVTSMDWSPQFPELLAASYNNNDDTPNDPDGVCLVWNTKFKKSTPEFIFHCQSPVMSTTFAKFHPNLILGGTYSGQIVLWDNRVQKRTPVQRTPLSASAHTHPVYCLTVVGTQNAHNLISISTDGKLCSWSLDMLSQPQETLILYLKQSKTIAATCLAFPHGDVNNFVVGSEDGTVYGDCRHGTKAGVVEMFEGHQGPVTGISTHAVQGGIDFSHLFLTSSIDWTIKLWSLKEMKPLYSFEHNGDYVYDVAWSPTHPALFAAVDDSGRLDLWNLNQDTEVPAASVIVDGNPALNRVSWTPSGLHVTVGDDTGKIWVYDVAEHLAYPRSDEWNKFLYTQQDLKNNKADEELDRLNLSSGPSSLTSLTSISSCPLR
- the LOC124425237 gene encoding cytoplasmic dynein 1 intermediate chain isoform X4, with product MMSDRKAELERKKAKLQAIREEKERRRREKEQKDVEEATVRAAGADKDHRKEIDAMLSSLGMAPVSDVLSSLSSMNSLTPEQSANATPDASLQPSSINSTQSTGRRKPRELTIVSVANTNIPPKEPVVYSKQTQTVQTTHTSHDGLSKSSSEYTIYSSCSTTTPTHSCSAGYFETDWWRPRKGGSAPNYLSHAFDYYDEYNLNPGLEWEDEFTAEDEENSLPHLDSFQSKLPPGILPHGLPQVKEVQPAVTQVEQEKEKEKPKKEVREFSEEEKQMIILSEDFQRFLDRTSRIVERALGESIDIYTDYTGTMDGEDGLDEKSHQQLWLNRSFFCERWSRNRCVTSMDWSPQFPELLAASYNNNDDTPNDPDGVCLVWNTKFKKSTPEFIFHCQSPVMSTTFAKFHPNLILGGTYSGQIVLWDNRVQKRTPVQRTPLSASAHTHPVYCLTVVGTQNAHNLISISTDGKLCSWSLDMLSQPQETLILYLKQSKTIAATCLAFPHGDVNNFVVGSEDGTVYGDCRHGTKAGVVEMFEGHQGPVTGISTHAVQGGIDFSHLFLTSSIDWTIKLWSLKEMKPLYSFEHNGDYVYDVAWSPTHPALFAAVDDSGRLDLWNLNQDTEVPAASVIVDGNPALNRVSWTPSGLHVTVGDDTGKIWVYDVAEHLAYPRSDEWNKFLYTQQDLKNNKADEELDRLNLSSGPSSLTSLTSISSCPLR
- the LOC124425237 gene encoding cytoplasmic dynein 1 intermediate chain isoform X20, whose product is MMSDRKAELERKKAKLQAIREEKERRRREKEQKDVEEATVRAAGADKDHRKEIDAMLSSLGMAPVSDVLSSLSSMNSLTPEQSANATPDASLQPSSINSTQSTGRRKPRELTIVSVANTNIPPKEPVVYSKQTQTVQTTHTSHDGYFETDWWRPRKDEYNLNPGLEWEDEFTVLTFDDSQAEDEENSLPHLDSFQSKLPPGILPHGLPQVKEVQPAVTQVEQEKEKEKPKKEVREFSEEEKQMIILSEDFQRFLDRTSRIVERALGESIDIYTDYTGTMDGEDGLDEKSHQQLWLNRSFFCERWSRNRCVTSMDWSPQFPELLAASYNNNDDTPNDPDGVCLVWNTKFKKSTPEFIFHCQSPVMSTTFAKFHPNLILGGTYSGQIVLWDNRVQKRTPVQRTPLSASAHTHPVYCLTVVGTQNAHNLISISTDGKLCSWSLDMLSQPQETLILYLKQSKTIAATCLAFPHGDVNNFVVGSEDGTVYGDCRHGTKAGVVEMFEGHQGPVTGISTHAVQGGIDFSHLFLTSSIDWTIKLWSLKEMKPLYSFEHNGDYVYDVAWSPTHPALFAAVDDSGRLDLWNLNQDTEVPAASVIVDGNPALNRVSWTPSGLHVTVGDDTGKIWVYDVAEHLAYPRSDEWNKFLYTQQDLKNNKADEELDRLNLSSGPSSLTSLTSISSCPLR
- the LOC124425237 gene encoding cytoplasmic dynein 1 intermediate chain isoform X13 → MMSDRKAELERKKAKLQAIREEKERRRREKEQKDVEEATVRAAGADKDHRKEIDAMLSSLGMAPVSDVLSSLSSMNSLTPEQSANATPDASLQPSSINSTQSTGRRKPRELTIVSVANTNIPPKEPVVYSKQTQTVQTTHTSHDGLSKSSSEYTIYSSCSTTTPTHSCSAGYFETDWWRPRKVLTFDDSQAEDEENSLPHLDSFQSKLPPGILPHGLPQVKEVQPAVTQVEQEKEKEKPKKEVREFSEEEKQMIILSEDFQRFLDRTSRIVERALGESIDIYTDYTGTMDGEDGLDEKSHQQLWLNRSFFCERWSRNRCVTSMDWSPQFPELLAASYNNNDDTPNDPDGVCLVWNTKFKKSTPEFIFHCQSPVMSTTFAKFHPNLILGGTYSGQIVLWDNRVQKRTPVQRTPLSASAHTHPVYCLTVVGTQNAHNLISISTDGKLCSWSLDMLSQPQETLILYLKQSKTIAATCLAFPHGDVNNFVVGSEDGTVYGDCRHGTKAGVVEMFEGHQGPVTGISTHAVQGGIDFSHLFLTSSIDWTIKLWSLKEMKPLYSFEHNGDYVYDVAWSPTHPALFAAVDDSGRLDLWNLNQDTEVPAASVIVDGNPALNRVSWTPSGLHVTVGDDTGKIWVYDVAEHLAYPRSDEWNKFLYTQQDLKNNKADEELDRLNLSSGPSSLTSLTSISSCPLR
- the LOC124425237 gene encoding cytoplasmic dynein 1 intermediate chain isoform X31, giving the protein MMSDRKAELERKKAKLQAIREEKERRRREKEQKDVEEATVRAAGADKDHRKEIDAMLSSLGMAPVSDVLSSLSSMNSLTPEQSANATPDASLQPSSINSTQSTGRRKPRELTIVSVANTNIPPKEPVVYSKQTQTVQTTHTSHDDEYNLNPGLEWEDEFTAEDEENSLPHLDSFQSKLPPGILPHGLPQVKEVQPAVTQVEQEKEKEKPKKEVREFSEEEKQMIILSEDFQRFLDRTSRIVERALGESIDIYTDYTGTMDGEDGLDEKSHQQLWLNRSFFCERWSRNRCVTSMDWSPQFPELLAASYNNNDDTPNDPDGVCLVWNTKFKKSTPEFIFHCQSPVMSTTFAKFHPNLILGGTYSGQIVLWDNRVQKRTPVQRTPLSASAHTHPVYCLTVVGTQNAHNLISISTDGKLCSWSLDMLSQPQETLILYLKQSKTIAATCLAFPHGDVNNFVVGSEDGTVYGDCRHGTKAGVVEMFEGHQGPVTGISTHAVQGGIDFSHLFLTSSIDWTIKLWSLKEMKPLYSFEHNGDYVYDVAWSPTHPALFAAVDDSGRLDLWNLNQDTEVPAASVIVDGNPALNRVSWTPSGLHVTVGDDTGKIWVYDVAEHLAYPRSDEWNKFLYTQQDLKNNKADEELDRLNLSSGPSSLTSLTSISSCPLR
- the LOC124425237 gene encoding cytoplasmic dynein 1 intermediate chain isoform X2, which translates into the protein MMSDRKAELERKKAKLQAIREEKERRRREKEQKDVEEATVRAAGADKDHRKEIDAMLSSLGMAPVSDVLSSLSSMNSLTPEQSANATPDASLQPSSINSTQSTGRRKPRELTIVSVANTNIPPKEPVVYSKQTQTVQTTHTSHDGLSKSSSEYTIYSSCSTTTPTHSCSAGYFETDWWRPRKGGSAPNYLYEYNLNPGLEWEDEFTVLTFDDSQAEDEENSLPHLDSFQSKLPPGILPHGLPQVKEVQPAVTQVEQEKEKEKPKKEVREFSEEEKQMIILSEDFQRFLDRTSRIVERALGESIDIYTDYTGTMDGEDGLDEKSHQQLWLNRSFFCERWSRNRCVTSMDWSPQFPELLAASYNNNDDTPNDPDGVCLVWNTKFKKSTPEFIFHCQSPVMSTTFAKFHPNLILGGTYSGQIVLWDNRVQKRTPVQRTPLSASAHTHPVYCLTVVGTQNAHNLISISTDGKLCSWSLDMLSQPQETLILYLKQSKTIAATCLAFPHGDVNNFVVGSEDGTVYGDCRHGTKAGVVEMFEGHQGPVTGISTHAVQGGIDFSHLFLTSSIDWTIKLWSLKEMKPLYSFEHNGDYVYDVAWSPTHPALFAAVDDSGRLDLWNLNQDTEVPAASVIVDGNPALNRVSWTPSGLHVTVGDDTGKIWVYDVAEHLAYPRSDEWNKFLYTQQDLKNNKADEELDRLNLSSGPSSLTSLTSISSCPLR
- the LOC124425237 gene encoding cytoplasmic dynein 1 intermediate chain isoform X10; this encodes MMSDRKAELERKKAKLQAIREEKERRRREKEQKDVEEATVRAAGADKDHRKEIDAMLSSLGMAPVSDVLSSLSSMNSLTPEQSANATPDASLQPSSINSTQSTGRRKPRELTIVSVANTNIPPKEPVVYSKQTQTVQTTHTSHDGLSKSSSEYTIYSSCSTTTPTHSCSAGYFETDWWRPRKGGSAPNYLFLTFDDSQAEDEENSLPHLDSFQSKLPPGILPHGLPQVKEVQPAVTQVEQEKEKEKPKKEVREFSEEEKQMIILSEDFQRFLDRTSRIVERALGESIDIYTDYTGTMDGEDGLDEKSHQQLWLNRSFFCERWSRNRCVTSMDWSPQFPELLAASYNNNDDTPNDPDGVCLVWNTKFKKSTPEFIFHCQSPVMSTTFAKFHPNLILGGTYSGQIVLWDNRVQKRTPVQRTPLSASAHTHPVYCLTVVGTQNAHNLISISTDGKLCSWSLDMLSQPQETLILYLKQSKTIAATCLAFPHGDVNNFVVGSEDGTVYGDCRHGTKAGVVEMFEGHQGPVTGISTHAVQGGIDFSHLFLTSSIDWTIKLWSLKEMKPLYSFEHNGDYVYDVAWSPTHPALFAAVDDSGRLDLWNLNQDTEVPAASVIVDGNPALNRVSWTPSGLHVTVGDDTGKIWVYDVAEHLAYPRSDEWNKFLYTQQDLKNNKADEELDRLNLSSGPSSLTSLTSISSCPLR
- the LOC124425237 gene encoding cytoplasmic dynein 1 intermediate chain isoform X9; its protein translation is MMSDRKAELERKKAKLQAIREEKERRRREKEQKDVEEATVRAAGADKDHRKEIDAMLSSLGMAPVSDVLSSLSSMNSLTPEQSANATPDASLQPSSINSTQSTGRRKPRELTIVSVANTNIPPKEPVVYSKQTQTVQTTHTSHDGLSKSSSEYTIYSSCSTTTPTHSCSAGYFETDWWRPRKDEYNLNPGLEWEDEFTAEDEENSLPHLDSFQSKLPPGILPHGLPQVKEVQPAVTQVEQEKEKEKPKKEVREFSEEEKQMIILSEDFQRFLDRTSRIVERALGESIDIYTDYTGTMDGEDGLDEKSHQQLWLNRSFFCERWSRNRCVTSMDWSPQFPELLAASYNNNDDTPNDPDGVCLVWNTKFKKSTPEFIFHCQSPVMSTTFAKFHPNLILGGTYSGQIVLWDNRVQKRTPVQRTPLSASAHTHPVYCLTVVGTQNAHNLISISTDGKLCSWSLDMLSQPQETLILYLKQSKTIAATCLAFPHGDVNNFVVGSEDGTVYGDCRHGTKAGVVEMFEGHQGPVTGISTHAVQGGIDFSHLFLTSSIDWTIKLWSLKEMKPLYSFEHNGDYVYDVAWSPTHPALFAAVDDSGRLDLWNLNQDTEVPAASVIVDGNPALNRVSWTPSGLHVTVGDDTGKIWVYDVAEHLAYPRSDEWNKFLYTQQDLKNNKADEELDRLNLSSGPSSLTSLTSISSCPLR